From a region of the Nonomuraea helvata genome:
- a CDS encoding helix-turn-helix transcriptional regulator: protein MSAERAEGKLLSHSPGSPTVLRILLGTQLRRLRTEKGISREDAGYSIRASHAKISRLELGQVSFKQRDVADLLTLYGVTDPAERDPLLALAKQANAPGWWHKYGDVLPAWFEVYIGLEGAASSMRTYENQFVPGLLQTPAYARAVIELAHERAPKAELDRRVAVRTTRQRRLESGLTVWAVIDEAVVRRTLGGPEIMREQIAHLLDLTAERNVTVQIMPFDRGGHAAAGGPFSILRFPEPELPDVVYMEQLTSALYLDKPADSDHYMEVMDRLSIQAEEPKETKRFLEGLLSR, encoded by the coding sequence GTGAGCGCAGAGCGCGCGGAGGGAAAACTTCTCAGCCATTCGCCGGGAAGCCCGACGGTGCTGCGGATCCTGCTCGGAACGCAACTGCGCAGGCTCCGCACGGAGAAGGGTATCTCGCGCGAGGACGCCGGATACTCGATTCGCGCATCTCACGCGAAGATCAGCCGGCTCGAGCTCGGTCAGGTCAGCTTCAAGCAGCGGGACGTGGCCGACCTGCTCACCCTGTACGGCGTCACCGATCCCGCCGAGCGCGACCCGCTGCTCGCCCTGGCCAAGCAGGCCAACGCCCCCGGCTGGTGGCACAAGTACGGCGACGTGCTGCCGGCCTGGTTCGAGGTCTACATCGGGCTCGAGGGCGCGGCGTCCAGCATGCGCACGTACGAGAACCAGTTCGTGCCCGGCCTGCTCCAGACGCCCGCCTATGCCAGGGCGGTCATCGAGCTGGCCCATGAGAGGGCCCCGAAAGCCGAGCTCGACCGGCGCGTGGCGGTGCGCACCACGCGACAGAGGCGGCTGGAGAGCGGGCTCACGGTCTGGGCCGTGATCGACGAGGCCGTGGTGCGCCGCACGCTGGGCGGCCCCGAGATCATGCGCGAGCAGATCGCCCATCTCCTCGACCTCACGGCGGAGCGCAACGTCACCGTCCAGATCATGCCGTTCGACCGCGGCGGCCACGCGGCGGCGGGCGGACCGTTCAGCATCCTGCGCTTCCCCGAGCCCGAGCTGCCCGACGTCGTCTACATGGAGCAGCTGACCAGCGCCCTCTACTTGGACAAGCCCGCCGACTCCGACCACTACATGGAGGTCATGGACCGGCTCAGCATCCAGGCTGAGGAGCCGAAGGAGACCAAGCGCTTCCTGGAAGGCCTGCTTTCCCGATGA
- a CDS encoding phosphoadenylyl-sulfate reductase encodes MTLVDIEVGLKQQRGALDLQDIVESAATFLEGAPAREIIRWAAATFGDRLCLTSSMSDALLIDLVSRVKPGVDVLFIDTGYHFAETIGTRDAVRQVYDVNVIDIKPSRTVEEQERDLGPRLFGRNPDLCCYLRKVEPLNRALEPYLAWISGIRRDESPSRAGSKVVEWDAKRQMVKVNPIAAWTQEDVDNYIADNGVLINPLHYDNYPSIGCAPCTRQVAEGEDPRSGRWAGLGKVECGIHL; translated from the coding sequence ATGACGCTGGTGGACATCGAGGTCGGCCTGAAACAGCAGCGGGGCGCCCTCGACCTGCAGGACATCGTCGAGTCCGCCGCGACCTTCCTGGAGGGCGCGCCCGCCCGCGAGATCATCCGCTGGGCGGCGGCGACGTTCGGCGACCGGCTGTGCCTGACCTCCTCGATGAGCGACGCCCTGCTGATCGACCTGGTGAGCCGGGTCAAGCCCGGCGTGGACGTGCTGTTCATCGACACCGGTTACCACTTCGCCGAGACGATCGGCACGCGTGACGCGGTGCGCCAGGTCTATGACGTCAACGTGATCGACATCAAGCCGTCGCGGACGGTCGAGGAGCAGGAACGCGACCTCGGCCCGCGCCTGTTCGGCCGCAACCCCGACCTGTGCTGCTACCTGCGCAAGGTGGAGCCGCTCAACCGGGCGCTGGAGCCGTACCTGGCGTGGATCTCCGGCATCCGCCGCGACGAGTCGCCCAGCCGCGCCGGCTCCAAGGTCGTCGAGTGGGACGCCAAGCGGCAGATGGTCAAGGTCAACCCGATCGCGGCCTGGACCCAGGAGGACGTCGACAACTACATCGCCGACAACGGGGTGCTGATCAACCCGTTGCACTACGACAACTACCCCTCGATCGGCTGCGCGCCGTGCACGCGGCAGGTCGCGGAGGGCGAGGATCCGCGCAGCGGACGCTGGGCGGGCCTGGGGAAGGTCGAATGCGGCATTCACCTGTGA
- a CDS encoding DUF397 domain-containing protein, with protein sequence MHEFRNGTPAGRLPVVWRKSKRSNPNGNCVEVANLPTGEIAMRNSRFPEGPALVYTQAEITAFVLGAKDGEFDDLIV encoded by the coding sequence ATGCATGAGTTCCGGAACGGAACGCCCGCCGGCCGCCTTCCCGTCGTCTGGCGCAAGAGCAAGCGGAGCAACCCCAACGGCAACTGCGTCGAAGTCGCGAACTTGCCCACAGGGGAGATAGCCATGCGTAACTCACGTTTTCCCGAAGGTCCCGCGCTGGTCTACACGCAGGCGGAGATCACCGCGTTCGTCCTCGGGGCCAAGGACGGCGAGTTCGACGACCTCATCGTCTGA
- a CDS encoding putative leader peptide: MARLRACPALYRRSRARKHARHGTGQSHTLDPVLDIRDGPSIFIGMPADPMLVGRRHVDLQRVRSAICCDARM, encoded by the coding sequence ATGGCGCGGCTTCGGGCATGCCCGGCACTCTACCGGCGTTCCCGTGCCAGGAAACACGCGCGGCACGGTACTGGACAGTCCCACACTCTGGACCCTGTCTTGGACATACGGGACGGCCCGAGTATCTTCATAGGTATGCCAGCGGACCCCATGCTCGTCGGTCGACGCCACGTCGATCTCCAGCGTGTCCGCAGTGCCATCTGTTGCGACGCCCGCATGTAA
- the rsgA gene encoding ribosome small subunit-dependent GTPase A — MSYDLSLLGWTDLRAAELPADTVPARVARVDRGAAEVIAADGQHHVKYGARVRRASAADPVALPCVGDWAALRWLPEGRYELDEVLPRTTAFIRGGVSRDSVGGLSGDGQGQVLAANVDLVFVAEPSMHSTDFADLGRIERLVALAWESGGTPVVLVTKSDLFENGLDELLDDVRVAAPGVDVHAVSSLHGDGVPLVADYLGGSRTAVILGPSGAGKSTLVNALAGDPLMETQQVRAADGRGRHTTVHRELIPLPAGGLIIDTPGIRRIGLYDIGDGVDLVFSDIEALASRCHFGDCGHSSEPGCAVLAALESGELPERRLESWRKLQREAAWMASRTDARLRKEQLSRWKFITKEMRRSGRNRP; from the coding sequence TTGTCTTACGATCTTTCTCTGCTCGGCTGGACCGACCTGCGCGCCGCCGAGCTGCCCGCTGACACCGTCCCCGCCCGCGTGGCCCGCGTCGACCGCGGCGCCGCCGAGGTGATCGCGGCGGACGGTCAGCATCACGTCAAGTACGGCGCCCGCGTCCGCAGGGCGTCGGCCGCCGACCCGGTCGCGCTGCCCTGCGTCGGCGACTGGGCCGCGCTGCGATGGCTGCCCGAGGGCCGGTACGAGCTCGACGAGGTTCTGCCGCGGACGACCGCGTTCATCCGGGGCGGCGTGAGCCGCGACTCGGTGGGCGGCCTGTCGGGCGACGGCCAGGGCCAGGTGCTCGCCGCGAACGTCGACCTCGTCTTCGTGGCCGAGCCGTCCATGCACTCCACGGACTTCGCCGACCTCGGCCGCATCGAGCGCCTCGTCGCGCTGGCCTGGGAGTCCGGCGGCACGCCCGTCGTGCTCGTCACCAAGTCCGACCTGTTCGAGAACGGCCTCGACGAGCTCCTCGACGACGTCCGGGTGGCCGCGCCGGGCGTCGACGTGCACGCGGTCTCGTCCCTGCACGGGGACGGGGTGCCGCTGGTCGCCGACTACCTCGGCGGCTCCCGTACGGCCGTCATCCTCGGCCCGTCGGGCGCCGGCAAGTCCACTCTGGTCAACGCGCTCGCCGGCGACCCCCTCATGGAGACCCAGCAGGTACGCGCCGCCGACGGGCGCGGCCGGCACACCACGGTGCACCGGGAGCTCATCCCGCTGCCCGCGGGCGGGCTGATCATCGACACGCCCGGGATCCGGCGCATCGGCCTCTACGACATCGGCGACGGGGTCGATCTGGTCTTCTCCGACATCGAGGCGCTGGCGTCGCGGTGCCACTTCGGCGACTGCGGGCACTCGAGCGAGCCCGGGTGCGCGGTGCTGGCCGCCCTGGAGAGCGGGGAACTGCCGGAGCGGCGGCTGGAGAGCTGGCGCAAGCTGCAGCGGGAGGCGGCGTGGATGGCCTCCCGGACGGACGCGCGGCTGCGCAAGGAGCAGCTGAGCCGGTGGAAGTTCATCACCAAGGAAATGCGCCGCTCGGGCCGCAACCGCCCCTGA
- a CDS encoding ATP-binding protein — protein MTTFDARPQAAIGSRPPGWLFSILVEGRAWECDAVFPFHQRVALEPACVATARRFVDQTLAAWGALGLAFDAQLVVSELVTNAMRHGGGAAQLRLLSHGPELACVVTDHSRTVPVATAPDVFSEFGRGLRLVDALCTAWGWLSPGDARKLVWAVLAG, from the coding sequence ATGACGACTTTCGACGCTCGGCCGCAAGCCGCCATCGGTTCCCGGCCACCAGGTTGGCTCTTCTCCATCCTCGTGGAGGGGCGTGCCTGGGAGTGCGACGCGGTGTTTCCCTTCCATCAGCGCGTCGCGCTGGAGCCGGCCTGTGTGGCGACGGCCCGGCGGTTCGTCGATCAGACACTGGCCGCGTGGGGCGCGCTGGGGCTGGCCTTTGACGCTCAGCTCGTCGTGTCGGAGCTGGTGACCAACGCGATGCGGCACGGCGGCGGGGCGGCGCAGCTCCGGCTCCTGTCGCACGGGCCCGAGCTGGCATGCGTGGTGACCGACCACAGCCGCACGGTGCCCGTGGCCACGGCGCCTGACGTGTTCTCGGAGTTCGGGCGGGGGCTGCGGCTGGTGGACGCCCTCTGCACCGCCTGGGGCTGGCTGTCCCCGGGCGACGCCCGCAAGCTGGTCTGGGCCGTACTCGCCGGCTGA
- a CDS encoding DinB family protein: MPEAAPSPVTAEDLDEAVRLAVATLRQAPESAWDGKAGSLEWTCWETVEHLADDLFAYAAQLGLRTPPLDTYVPFVLERRRPEGPGNTIQAEREAGPTGLLQVLEACGALLSAMVRTTPPQVLAHHGFGAADAEGSAAMGIVETLVHTYDLAEGLGLAWAPPAGMCARVLARLFPDAPRDTDPWTALLWATGRAELPGRPRLTEWRWYSAPRP, translated from the coding sequence ATGCCCGAAGCCGCGCCATCCCCCGTGACCGCCGAAGACCTCGACGAGGCCGTCCGGCTGGCCGTCGCCACCCTGCGGCAGGCGCCCGAGAGCGCCTGGGACGGCAAGGCCGGCTCACTGGAGTGGACGTGCTGGGAGACGGTCGAGCACCTCGCGGACGACCTGTTCGCCTACGCCGCCCAGCTCGGGCTCAGGACGCCGCCGCTGGACACCTACGTCCCGTTCGTTCTGGAACGCCGCAGGCCGGAGGGCCCCGGTAACACCATCCAAGCCGAGCGCGAGGCCGGCCCCACCGGGCTGCTGCAGGTGCTGGAGGCGTGCGGCGCGCTGTTGTCCGCGATGGTACGCACGACGCCGCCGCAGGTCCTCGCGCACCACGGCTTCGGCGCGGCCGACGCGGAGGGCTCGGCCGCGATGGGCATCGTGGAGACGCTCGTGCACACCTACGACCTGGCCGAGGGCCTCGGTCTCGCCTGGGCTCCACCGGCGGGCATGTGCGCGCGGGTGCTGGCCCGGCTCTTTCCCGACGCCCCGCGTGACACGGATCCGTGGACGGCCCTGCTGTGGGCCACCGGGCGAGCCGAGCTTCCCGGCCGTCCGCGCCTCACTGAATGGCGCTGGTACAGCGCGCCGCGGCCGTAG
- a CDS encoding sigma-70 family RNA polymerase sigma factor, with translation MHTSTYPPPSAEGAAPMGKPGFRHWIRRVRPDDGVPNDEAAVSALYREYHRPLLAFVIRLTAGDRQWAEDVVQETMIRAWRSAEQLDPESVSLMPWLATVARRIVIDDRRRRDARPQESGDGPLESLPVPDEMEGLLHQVVVSEALKALSPAHREILNETILRDRSVNDAAEALGIPVGTVKSRVYYAVRALRIALEERGVTA, from the coding sequence ATGCACACCAGCACGTATCCCCCGCCCTCGGCCGAGGGAGCCGCCCCCATGGGCAAGCCGGGCTTTCGACACTGGATCCGCCGCGTGCGGCCGGATGACGGGGTGCCAAATGACGAGGCGGCAGTGTCCGCGCTCTACCGGGAATATCACAGGCCGCTCCTGGCCTTCGTGATCAGGCTGACGGCGGGCGATCGGCAGTGGGCGGAAGACGTGGTGCAGGAGACCATGATCCGGGCCTGGCGCAGTGCGGAGCAGCTCGATCCCGAGTCGGTCTCGCTGATGCCCTGGCTGGCGACGGTCGCCAGACGTATCGTGATCGATGACCGGCGGCGCCGGGACGCCCGCCCTCAGGAGTCGGGCGACGGGCCGCTGGAGAGCCTGCCCGTGCCTGACGAGATGGAGGGACTGCTGCACCAGGTGGTCGTGTCAGAGGCGCTGAAGGCGTTGTCACCGGCACATCGCGAGATCCTCAACGAGACGATCTTGCGGGACCGGTCCGTGAACGACGCCGCCGAGGCGCTCGGCATCCCGGTCGGCACCGTGAAATCCCGGGTCTACTACGCCGTTCGCGCGCTGCGGATCGCACTGGAGGAGAGGGGGGTGACGGCGTGA
- a CDS encoding DUF1707 SHOCT-like domain-containing protein, whose product MTDPGELRASDAEREAVVEQLRVASVEGRLTLAELTDRTEAAYSATTHAELALLTQDLPSGAMPAPAPVHHEGRKRRWFVGVMGDAKRRGTWRIDQELGAVAVMGDVVLDLREAEVRTDMVDITAVSVMGDVKIIVPDGVNVDLDGVAIMGDKKVDVLEAAPGMNVPVVRVHAYAVMGDVKVIGDSRAQPLQRGFAAWREHWRRLHGEDWRALGRQMRQDGRELGRQLREERRNLRRGY is encoded by the coding sequence ATGACTGATCCCGGGGAGCTCCGCGCGTCGGACGCCGAGCGCGAGGCCGTCGTCGAGCAGCTCCGTGTCGCCTCGGTCGAGGGCAGGCTCACGCTCGCCGAGCTGACCGACCGCACGGAGGCCGCCTACTCCGCGACCACGCACGCGGAGCTGGCCCTTCTCACCCAGGACCTGCCGTCAGGAGCCATGCCGGCGCCCGCCCCCGTGCACCACGAGGGCAGGAAGCGCCGGTGGTTCGTGGGTGTCATGGGCGACGCCAAGCGCCGCGGCACCTGGCGGATCGACCAGGAGCTCGGCGCGGTGGCCGTGATGGGCGACGTGGTGCTCGACCTGCGCGAGGCGGAGGTGCGCACCGACATGGTGGACATCACCGCCGTCTCCGTCATGGGGGACGTGAAGATCATCGTGCCCGACGGCGTCAACGTGGACCTCGACGGCGTGGCCATCATGGGCGACAAGAAGGTGGACGTCCTGGAGGCGGCCCCCGGCATGAACGTCCCCGTGGTGCGCGTGCACGCGTACGCGGTGATGGGCGACGTCAAGGTGATCGGCGACTCGCGGGCGCAGCCGCTGCAGCGCGGGTTCGCGGCCTGGCGCGAGCACTGGCGGCGCCTGCACGGCGAGGACTGGCGCGCCCTCGGCAGGCAGATGCGCCAGGACGGCCGCGAGCTCGGACGGCAGCTCCGCGAGGAGCGTCGCAACCTCAGAAGGGGTTACTGA
- a CDS encoding phosphoribosyltransferase gives MERFRDRAEAGKLLAERLKDAHDPVVLALPRGGVAVAEPIARRLDVPLEVLVTRKIGYPPTPELGVGAIAEGGEPVFDHTMLRRLGMTPESVADVVERERHELARRVHAYRGDRPLPPLEGREVIVVDDGLATGGTARAALRAVRAAEPAKVTLAVPVGARETVGSLRQEADEVVVLRTPVDFRAVGQWYEHFDQLSDADVLGLLDKASR, from the coding sequence ATGGAGCGCTTCCGAGACCGGGCCGAGGCGGGGAAGCTGCTCGCCGAGCGGCTGAAGGACGCGCACGACCCCGTCGTGCTCGCCCTGCCGCGCGGTGGCGTCGCGGTGGCCGAGCCCATCGCGCGGCGGCTCGACGTCCCCCTCGAGGTCCTCGTGACCAGGAAGATCGGCTATCCGCCCACCCCTGAGCTGGGCGTGGGGGCGATAGCCGAGGGCGGTGAACCGGTGTTCGACCACACGATGCTGCGCCGCCTGGGCATGACGCCCGAGTCCGTCGCAGACGTGGTCGAGAGGGAGCGGCACGAGCTGGCCCGCAGAGTACACGCCTACCGCGGCGACCGGCCGCTGCCCCCGCTCGAAGGGCGAGAGGTGATCGTGGTGGACGACGGCCTGGCCACCGGCGGCACCGCACGGGCCGCGCTCAGGGCGGTGCGCGCGGCCGAGCCCGCCAAGGTGACGCTGGCCGTGCCGGTGGGCGCCCGCGAGACCGTCGGCTCCCTGCGGCAGGAGGCCGACGAGGTGGTCGTGCTGCGCACGCCGGTCGACTTCAGGGCGGTCGGCCAGTGGTACGAGCACTTCGACCAGCTCAGCGACGCCGACGTACTCGGACTCCTGGACAAGGCGAGCAGATGA
- a CDS encoding sirohydrochlorin chelatase translates to MAVAHGSRDPRAAATVAALLDQVPLDVRVAYLDHCAPTLAQALSGLQEAVVLPLLLTEAYHSRVDLPAALNDVRAREPRLRVHYGATLGPHPLLLTALERRLAEAGVPPGDPDTAVVLVSAGSSDARANAVITDLARAWRRSGWWTVSAAYASAAGPSPAEAVAALRRAGAPRVAVAPYLLAPGYFADKVRRSTLEAGAAVVSDVLGPAPELVDVLLERYEQAQERTQLRQPVSLVG, encoded by the coding sequence GTGGCGGTGGCGCACGGGTCGCGAGATCCGCGTGCCGCCGCCACCGTGGCCGCGCTGCTCGACCAGGTGCCGCTGGACGTGCGCGTGGCGTACCTCGATCACTGCGCTCCCACGCTCGCGCAGGCCCTGAGCGGCCTGCAGGAGGCGGTCGTGCTGCCGCTGCTGCTCACGGAGGCCTACCACAGCCGGGTGGACCTGCCGGCGGCGCTGAACGACGTCCGGGCGCGCGAGCCACGGCTGCGGGTGCACTACGGCGCCACGCTGGGGCCCCACCCGCTGCTGCTGACGGCGCTGGAGCGGCGCCTGGCCGAGGCCGGCGTGCCGCCCGGCGATCCGGACACCGCGGTGGTGCTGGTGTCGGCGGGTTCGAGCGACGCCCGGGCCAACGCGGTGATCACGGACCTGGCGCGCGCGTGGCGGCGTTCCGGCTGGTGGACCGTGTCGGCCGCCTACGCCTCGGCCGCCGGTCCCTCCCCCGCCGAGGCGGTCGCCGCGCTCAGGCGGGCGGGCGCCCCGAGGGTGGCTGTCGCGCCGTACCTGCTGGCGCCCGGCTACTTCGCGGACAAGGTACGGCGGAGCACCCTGGAAGCGGGCGCCGCGGTGGTGTCCGACGTGCTCGGCCCGGCGCCTGAACTGGTGGACGTGCTCCTGGAACGTTACGAGCAGGCCCAGGAGCGGACGCAGCTGCGGCAGCCGGTGTCGCTGGTCGGCTGA
- a CDS encoding ankyrin repeat domain-containing protein, whose amino-acid sequence MHEEQLYRAALNGDSETVGKLLAGGADPNSASDEGLPLCAAAAWDRVEVADVLLTAGADVNGRESGGWTALLWAAANGHAATAKALIEAGAEVDGANDDGDTPLSLAARRGALGVVQVLLEAGADAGKYDGDGDTPLDIATSWVGVHLESALLDQIQQEGWEYVVGRQYAKDGTELVTVAGHSADGSETEQVQAQRGHAAIATLLEEAEGTYTPVDQLVARAVAHRDVDEDAETWWVVADTLGKRADEETYEALTRLCASEDAREREFGVDAIAQFGFAEGDKPYLETTLPLLQKMVTTEGNPQVLRSVLAALGHQGDPRALPYVLDVIGRPGHKRTMTDAIALADVLPPDHEEGLALLIEMTEDEDAEVRDWATAGLAGLSADTPQIRDALAARLADPDLRTVAEATRGLLTRGDDRASRGVERVLAESDDEYARDLVTQPATD is encoded by the coding sequence ATGCATGAGGAACAGCTCTACCGCGCGGCGTTGAACGGCGACTCGGAGACCGTGGGCAAGCTGCTGGCCGGCGGCGCCGATCCCAACAGTGCGAGCGACGAGGGACTGCCGCTCTGCGCGGCCGCCGCGTGGGACCGCGTCGAGGTGGCCGACGTGCTGCTGACGGCCGGCGCCGACGTGAACGGCCGGGAGTCCGGCGGCTGGACGGCGCTGCTCTGGGCCGCCGCCAACGGCCACGCGGCCACCGCCAAGGCGCTGATCGAGGCGGGGGCCGAGGTCGACGGGGCCAACGACGACGGTGACACCCCGCTCTCGCTGGCCGCCAGGCGCGGCGCGCTGGGTGTGGTCCAGGTGCTGCTGGAGGCCGGTGCCGACGCCGGCAAGTACGACGGCGACGGCGACACGCCGCTCGACATCGCCACTTCCTGGGTGGGCGTGCACCTGGAGAGCGCGCTGCTCGACCAGATCCAGCAGGAGGGCTGGGAGTACGTCGTGGGCCGCCAGTACGCCAAGGACGGCACCGAGCTGGTCACGGTGGCCGGGCACTCGGCCGACGGCTCCGAGACCGAGCAGGTGCAGGCCCAGCGCGGCCACGCCGCCATCGCGACCCTGCTGGAGGAGGCGGAGGGCACGTACACGCCGGTGGACCAGCTCGTGGCACGGGCCGTGGCGCACCGCGACGTCGACGAGGACGCCGAGACCTGGTGGGTCGTGGCCGACACGCTGGGCAAGCGCGCCGACGAGGAGACGTACGAGGCGCTGACCCGGCTGTGCGCGAGCGAGGACGCCAGGGAGCGGGAGTTCGGGGTGGACGCGATCGCCCAGTTCGGGTTCGCGGAGGGGGACAAGCCGTACCTCGAGACGACTCTGCCGCTGCTGCAGAAGATGGTCACCACGGAGGGCAACCCGCAGGTGCTCCGGTCGGTGCTGGCGGCGCTCGGCCACCAGGGCGACCCGAGGGCGCTGCCGTACGTGCTGGACGTCATCGGGCGTCCCGGGCACAAGCGCACGATGACGGACGCGATCGCGCTGGCCGACGTGCTGCCGCCGGACCACGAGGAGGGGCTGGCGCTGCTGATCGAGATGACGGAGGACGAGGACGCCGAGGTCCGTGACTGGGCCACCGCCGGTCTCGCCGGGCTCTCGGCCGACACGCCGCAGATCCGGGATGCGCTGGCCGCCCGGCTCGCCGACCCGGACCTCCGCACCGTGGCCGAGGCCACGCGCGGGCTCCTGACCCGAGGCGACGACCGGGCCTCGCGGGGGGTCGAGCGGGTGCTGGCGGAGAGCGACGACGAGTACGCCAGGGACCTCGTCACCCAACCGGCCACCGACTGA
- a CDS encoding nitrite/sulfite reductase — translation MSTPASRTPASRHHKRPRGEGQWALGYREPLNKNEENKKNDDGLNVRQRIIDIYSKRGFDSIDPADLRGRMRWYGLYTQRKPGIDGGKTAILEPEELDDRYFMLRVRIDGGQLDLAQLRTIANISNEYGRGTADLTDRQNIQLHWIEIESVPDIWERLEAVGLSTTEACGDTPRVILGCPLAGIDADEVLDATPAIRELQDRIVGNPAYSNLPRKFKSALSGCPAHCTVHEINDVAFVGVVNEQGETGYDLWVGGGLSTNPMLGKRLGVFVRPEQVGDVYEGVVGIFRDYGYRRLRHRARIKFLVNDWGVEKFREVLEQEYLKAALPDGPAPEQPRGSRRDHVGVFPQKDGNFYVGFAPKVGRLDGDKLHVIADIAERHGSGRVRTTVEQKMVVLDVAPEQVDSIVAELEANDLQVKPSTFRRQTMACTGIEYCKLAIVETKAAAADLIDELERRLPTFDEPLTINVNGCPNSCARIQVADIGLKGQLVVDENGDQVEGFQIHLGGSLGVNAGFGRKVRGLKTTAKALPDYVERVVRNYDTQKKEGESFADWVQRADEADLK, via the coding sequence ATGAGCACCCCTGCCAGCCGCACTCCTGCCAGCCGGCACCACAAACGCCCGCGCGGCGAAGGTCAGTGGGCTCTCGGTTACCGTGAGCCGCTCAACAAGAACGAAGAGAACAAGAAGAACGACGACGGCCTCAACGTCCGCCAGCGCATCATCGACATCTACTCCAAGCGGGGCTTCGACTCGATCGACCCGGCCGACCTGCGCGGCCGCATGCGCTGGTACGGCCTCTACACCCAGCGCAAGCCCGGCATCGACGGCGGCAAGACCGCCATCCTGGAGCCGGAGGAGCTCGACGACCGCTACTTCATGCTCCGCGTGCGGATCGACGGCGGCCAGCTCGACCTCGCCCAGCTGCGCACGATCGCGAACATCTCCAACGAGTACGGCCGCGGCACCGCCGACCTGACCGACCGCCAGAACATCCAGCTGCACTGGATCGAGATCGAGTCGGTGCCGGACATCTGGGAGCGCCTGGAGGCCGTGGGCCTGTCCACCACCGAGGCCTGCGGCGACACCCCGCGCGTCATCCTTGGCTGCCCGCTGGCCGGGATCGACGCCGACGAGGTGCTCGACGCGACCCCGGCGATCCGCGAGCTGCAGGACCGGATCGTGGGCAACCCGGCGTACTCCAACCTGCCGAGGAAGTTCAAGTCGGCGCTGAGCGGCTGCCCGGCGCACTGCACGGTGCACGAGATCAACGACGTGGCGTTCGTCGGCGTGGTGAACGAGCAGGGCGAGACCGGCTACGACCTGTGGGTCGGCGGCGGCCTGTCGACCAACCCGATGCTGGGCAAGCGGCTCGGCGTGTTCGTCCGGCCGGAGCAGGTGGGCGACGTCTACGAGGGCGTCGTCGGCATCTTCCGCGACTACGGCTACCGGCGGCTGCGGCACCGCGCCCGCATCAAGTTCCTGGTCAATGACTGGGGAGTCGAGAAGTTCCGCGAGGTTCTCGAGCAGGAGTACCTCAAGGCGGCGCTGCCCGACGGGCCCGCCCCCGAGCAGCCGCGTGGCAGCCGCCGCGACCACGTCGGCGTCTTCCCGCAGAAGGACGGCAACTTCTACGTCGGCTTCGCCCCCAAGGTGGGCCGGCTCGACGGCGACAAGCTGCACGTGATCGCCGACATCGCCGAGCGGCACGGCTCCGGCCGGGTCCGCACGACGGTCGAGCAGAAGATGGTCGTCCTCGACGTCGCGCCCGAGCAGGTCGACTCGATCGTGGCCGAGCTGGAGGCCAACGACCTGCAGGTCAAGCCGTCCACGTTCCGCCGCCAGACGATGGCCTGCACCGGCATCGAGTACTGCAAGCTGGCCATCGTCGAGACCAAGGCCGCGGCCGCCGACCTGATCGACGAGCTCGAGCGCCGGCTGCCCACGTTCGACGAGCCGCTGACCATCAACGTCAACGGCTGCCCCAACTCCTGCGCCCGCATCCAGGTCGCCGACATCGGCCTGAAGGGCCAGCTCGTGGTGGACGAGAACGGCGACCAGGTCGAGGGCTTCCAGATCCACCTGGGCGGCTCCCTCGGCGTCAACGCCGGCTTCGGGCGCAAGGTCCGCGGCCTCAAGACCACCGCCAAGGCGCTGCCCGACTACGTGGAGCGCGTCGTACGCAACTACGACACCCAGAAGAAGGAAGGCGAGTCGTTCGCCGACTGGGTGCAGCGGGCCGACGAGGCGGACCTCAAATGA